In Candidatus Bathyarchaeota archaeon A05DMB-5, the genomic window ATGTTTCCTTCAAAGGAATCTCTATCTTCATAAAATCTTCCGCTACCAACGTGTTTTTGAAAAATTTCCGCGCCTCCGCGAGAAGTTTACTCGTGTCTTCATACCTTGCGCTAACATGCGTAAGAACCAGCTGTTTTACTTTCGCTTTTTTGGCATTTTTAGCAGCTTGGCTTGGTGTGGAATGCCCATCTTCCTCTGCTCTCTCAGCCAAATCGTCATCCAGAGTAGCATCGTGAATAAGCAAGTCTGCATTAGTAGCAAACTTCACGAAGCCTTTAAACGGTCTTGTATCGCCAGTGTAAACAATTTTTCTTCCTGGTCTAGGCAACCCAGTAACATCTTCCGGCTTTACCACTTTACCATTTGACAATCTAACCTTGTGTCCATGTTGTAGTTTAGACCATAAAGGGCCTTCTGGAACACCTAACGCCTTGGCTTTTTCTGGAAAGAATCTTCCCGGTCGAGGCTTTTCTATAAAGGCATAGGCTAAGCTTGGGATTACATGGTTTGCCCACACCGCTTGAACTACATATTCGTTTTCTTCGCACACAACACCTTCCTTGTATATCTCGTGAACCTCGACTGGAAATGTCAAAACAAACTGGACTGTTTCCCTAATATTCTCTAAGAAACGCTTGATTCCAGACGGTCCGTAAATGTCAAGTTTCTTTTCTCTGTCAAGCAGCGCCATGGTTTGCAGAACCCCGGGCAAGCCAAGAACATGGTCGCCGTGCATGTGTGTTACAAAAATTTTCATTTTTTTGTGAAAACCTGCTTTAGCCTTTATCATTTGCCTTTGCACCCCCTCGCCGCAGTCAAACATTATTTGTTCGCCTTTGCGTTGGATAAGCACAGCAGGTAGGCTTCTTTTTGGTGTCGGAACACTTCCGGCTGTGCCCAGGAAAACAACATGCAAACTCATGTGTCTACACCTTTTCAAACACTGCTATTTCTCTTGTTAGGCTTCTGTGAACATAAACGAAATGGGATTCTAAATGTTTGTAGCCTAAAGTTTCACCTGTTTTTTTGATGTTTAACGTTTTTGGTGCGGCCAAACAAACTCGCTGTCCCTTGCCAAGCATGCCATGAACAGCCGTCAATACTTCCTCAACTATTTGCTTCGTGGAACGCTTAAGAGTTGTTGAAGACCTCCCATAAGGCGGGTCAGCCACAACGCAGTCAACTTTTGTTATAGGTGGATTACGTGCATCCGCAAGGATGACTCCTTCAGGCTTTATTCCAAAATAATCTAAATTTCTGAGGGTTCCTCTCACCATTCGCCTTTGAATATCCAAACCTAAAACGCGGCATCCGATTAATGCAGCTTCAATCAGAGTGCTTCCGGTTCCGCAGAAAGGGTCAAAAACAAGTTCTCCAGTTTTTGGTTTGGCCAAATTTACCATGCACCTAACGAGTTTTGCCAGCATGGCTGATGGGTGGAAGAATGGTTTTTTCTTTGGGCGTCTCTCAACGAATGGTTTTGGTGGAATCTCAGCAAGTGCTATGCCGAAAATGAATTTTTCTTCGGTTAAGAATCCTATGAAGGTTTTATCTGGATTTTTAAGGTTCACTTTTGTTTTCCCTATTTTGTTGAGTATGAGTTCTCCAAGTTTTCTTTCAAGAAACATGCTGTCAATGTTGGACGCGTAGTCTTTTACGTGGTGCACGCGGACGGCAAAGGTTTCTCTGTCTTTTAGAACATCTTTTAAGTTTGCTGTGCGTATATTTTTCAGTATCATATTTGTTTCGGCTTTGCAGGTGAATAGTTCGAGTCCGCAAAGTCTTGTGAAAGCTGCTCTACGTTTTACGGTTTCTACACATTTTGAATCTGTTTCAAGCCTTAGAATTTGGTCAAGTTTCTCCAAAATTTTGAACGCATAATCTTCCGCTTCAAGTATTGCCTTTACCTCGGAAACTGGCAGAGTTTCATGTTCGCCTGAAAGCAGAAAGAAAAGTTTAGCCACTTTGGCGTTCCTTCAATTGCTTGGCTATTAAGGGTGCAAGAGAAACTTTGCTAACATGACTTGGAACGCTGTCCGTGCCTACTATCTCCTCAACTCCAGCCTCAAGAATTCGTTTTTCTGCGTCACCTATCAAAAGTGGATGTGCACACGCAGCAAACACTTTTCCAGCTCCAAGCTCTTTCAGAATTTTTGCTGCTGCAACTATTGTGCCGCCAGTGCTGATTATGTCGTCGAAGATTATCACGGTTTTTCCTTTAACGTTGAATGTTTTCTTTTCAACGCTAATCTGTCCAGTGTAGCGGTCTCTGTGTTTTTCTAAGTAGCCGCATTCTCCATCGAGCACTTTTT contains:
- the rnz gene encoding ribonuclease Z, yielding MSLHVVFLGTAGSVPTPKRSLPAVLIQRKGEQIMFDCGEGVQRQMIKAKAGFHKKMKIFVTHMHGDHVLGLPGVLQTMALLDREKKLDIYGPSGIKRFLENIRETVQFVLTFPVEVHEIYKEGVVCEENEYVVQAVWANHVIPSLAYAFIEKPRPGRFFPEKAKALGVPEGPLWSKLQHGHKVRLSNGKVVKPEDVTGLPRPGRKIVYTGDTRPFKGFVKFATNADLLIHDATLDDDLAERAEEDGHSTPSQAAKNAKKAKVKQLVLTHVSARYEDTSKLLAEARKFFKNTLVAEDFMKIEIPLKET
- a CDS encoding N-6 DNA methylase, with the translated sequence MAKLFFLLSGEHETLPVSEVKAILEAEDYAFKILEKLDQILRLETDSKCVETVKRRAAFTRLCGLELFTCKAETNMILKNIRTANLKDVLKDRETFAVRVHHVKDYASNIDSMFLERKLGELILNKIGKTKVNLKNPDKTFIGFLTEEKFIFGIALAEIPPKPFVERRPKKKPFFHPSAMLAKLVRCMVNLAKPKTGELVFDPFCGTGSTLIEAALIGCRVLGLDIQRRMVRGTLRNLDYFGIKPEGVILADARNPPITKVDCVVADPPYGRSSTTLKRSTKQIVEEVLTAVHGMLGKGQRVCLAAPKTLNIKKTGETLGYKHLESHFVYVHRSLTREIAVFEKV